The Halalkalibaculum roseum genome window below encodes:
- a CDS encoding ABC transporter permease, with protein sequence MLSKLLFSVSIAIENIRSNLMHTFLSVLGVIIGVAALVAILSLGDGLENFARDQISATTSLRSIIINPKTSVVTEGIRMPIENHPSFTLDDAEQLQQKFAKQAFVTINKQRSIQIASEEDSLRFPAILAGTTDLRLTGLKNDIRAGRFFNEADLESAAQKIILNNNFATKLSEPEESLIGKNLILENKSFEIVGVMQENGNDQITRGYVPFTSFFESGPDTRTAMVEIRSNRVENVSDLKKEAESWLDANFESGSEGFTVVTNNFRVEQAKRGVLVFKIVMGMITGIAVLVGGIGIMNVLLISVSERTKEIGIRKATGAKKRDILFQFLAESITVSLIGSFLGLLLGLLLVFSLFPIVQSLAEVPFHPAFSFDTLIIITVIAILIGIIFGTYPAWKAAKLQPIDAIRIE encoded by the coding sequence ATGCTAAGTAAACTTCTTTTCTCTGTTTCTATAGCCATTGAAAATATCAGGTCTAATCTCATGCATACCTTTCTCTCAGTACTTGGAGTGATTATCGGGGTGGCGGCTTTGGTCGCTATCCTGTCTCTGGGTGATGGTTTGGAGAATTTTGCCCGGGACCAGATTTCTGCCACAACGAGTTTAAGAAGCATCATCATAAATCCTAAAACTTCGGTGGTTACCGAGGGCATCCGCATGCCCATTGAGAACCATCCCAGTTTTACACTGGATGATGCAGAACAATTACAGCAGAAATTTGCGAAACAGGCCTTTGTCACAATTAATAAACAGCGTTCTATTCAAATAGCATCAGAAGAGGATTCTCTACGATTCCCGGCGATACTTGCGGGTACTACGGATCTAAGATTGACAGGCTTGAAGAATGATATCAGGGCAGGGAGATTTTTCAATGAGGCAGATCTGGAAAGTGCGGCTCAAAAAATCATTCTGAATAATAATTTTGCAACTAAACTCTCTGAACCGGAGGAATCACTCATCGGGAAAAATCTTATTCTTGAAAATAAGTCGTTTGAAATTGTGGGCGTCATGCAAGAAAACGGGAATGACCAAATTACCCGGGGTTATGTACCCTTTACTTCCTTTTTTGAGAGTGGACCGGATACACGGACGGCAATGGTAGAGATAAGGTCAAACAGGGTCGAAAACGTAAGTGACCTTAAGAAAGAAGCGGAAAGCTGGCTGGACGCGAACTTTGAGTCGGGCAGTGAGGGCTTCACGGTAGTCACCAATAACTTTCGTGTTGAACAGGCTAAACGAGGAGTGCTCGTTTTTAAAATAGTAATGGGAATGATAACAGGGATCGCAGTTTTGGTTGGCGGTATTGGGATTATGAATGTATTATTGATCTCGGTTTCAGAACGAACCAAAGAAATAGGAATAAGAAAAGCCACCGGGGCTAAGAAGAGGGATATTCTATTTCAGTTTCTGGCGGAATCAATAACGGTTTCTTTAATAGGCAGTTTCCTGGGGCTGCTTTTGGGTTTGTTGCTGGTCTTCTCTCTATTTCCGATTGTGCAATCACTAGCCGAGGTTCCGTTTCATCCGGCATTTTCATTTGATACACTTATCATCATTACAGTGATTGCAATATTAATCGGAATTATTTTCGGCACCTATCCTGCCTGGAAAGCGGCTAAACTGCAGCCCATAGATGCCATCCGAATAGAGTAA
- a CDS encoding plastocyanin/azurin family copper-binding protein, which yields MKKLFPLFLFSLALIVSACSGSSDQQQQSAEGNMGETETSMEAEGRTIDVYGIDRMKYVVQDTTGGVMVGESVEVNGETYYLLEGISAEAGEELTFSLTTISALPASAMAHNIVLLEGGANAQEFVNASMSAKDNNYIAPGMTDIILAQTDMVGGDESTSVTFNAPEETGDYEYLCSFPGHFAAGMKGILSVQ from the coding sequence ATGAAGAAACTATTTCCACTATTTCTATTCTCACTGGCACTGATTGTGAGTGCCTGTTCCGGCAGTTCCGATCAGCAACAACAATCCGCTGAAGGCAACATGGGAGAAACCGAAACATCAATGGAAGCCGAAGGCCGCACTATTGATGTGTATGGTATCGACCGTATGAAATATGTTGTTCAAGACACTACCGGCGGCGTTATGGTCGGAGAAAGTGTTGAAGTAAACGGAGAAACCTACTACCTGCTGGAAGGCATCAGCGCAGAGGCCGGTGAAGAACTGACCTTTAGTCTTACCACTATAAGCGCTCTTCCGGCAAGTGCCATGGCGCACAATATTGTGTTGCTTGAGGGCGGAGCCAATGCACAGGAATTTGTCAACGCATCCATGAGTGCCAAAGACAATAATTACATTGCTCCCGGAATGACTGACATCATACTCGCACAGACCGATATGGTCGGTGGCGATGAAAGCACTTCCGTGACCTTCAACGCCCCTGAAGAAACCGGAGATTATGAATATCTCTGCAGCTTCCCGGGACACTTTGCAGCAGGAATGAAAGGAATACTGAGTGTTCAGTAA
- a CDS encoding zinc-dependent metalloprotease — translation MKQLLATLVCAILLFSGCATSQKATGNQGAADKTEKKESKFDELTKDAEKVEGYFDLYHHEDKLYLSVPKDRLNEKFLMNFELARGIGSSGLYGGSMLNIFEGLMVSFQDHEGKLFLIQHPHRYKAEDNTPEAKAVELTFGESVVETAKIEAYNADSTEILINVYDWFVGDISGISTRVGFAVSDTPGRPGRVSFDKTRSHVEKIQAFPENVNIQAKLTFKNSELGGPRTVADSRYIPLSLFYTMVKLPEEPMKPRMADDRTGFFMTVHKDFTDDSDTFFRRYVNRWRLECDGPAGSDGLCDPKEPIVYYIDRTVPEEYREAMMEGVEAWSDAFEAAGFRNAVQAELLPDSVMAEDIRYATLRWNTSDQPGYGAIGPSVVDPRTGEILDADILFEANMLLGDKDEYRELVEPRTAIDEIFNVSEEELALMSRGVKTKSFYNEMGMQFDLAKSFMAAFGELKPGEPVPKEFVDQALRWVTMHEVGHTLGLRHNFRSSIDTPLDRLYDEAWAEENGVFNSAMEYPTVNINPEGKSQDGYYYNPGVGSYDRWVISYGYTPDDEKAEAIAREGAKQGHAYGTDEDARGWGAVDPHVNVYDLGADPLEWAKGRAQLLDSMIPRVPEIALADNMAYFEATDLFQTYLFQYARALAPAVKYIGGQHQYRDHVGDPEGRMPFVPVSKEKQQEALDMIIDYAFSVDGMELPRDVYQKMGADRWSHWGNSNTYQGRIDYPLHRTLVGIQSSLLQQLFNPYRLSRIRDTEVKFGEENTLTIPSLMNQVTTAVWSEVWSSPGSNIESNRRDLQRAYLDGVTQLVTDAPPTTPADARSVARAQLKDLHAKLESRLAPPTYNFNDYTRAHLEESKARIEAALEAGLSLEN, via the coding sequence ATGAAACAGTTACTTGCGACATTAGTCTGTGCCATTTTGCTGTTTTCGGGATGCGCTACATCTCAGAAAGCTACCGGCAATCAAGGGGCAGCAGATAAAACAGAGAAAAAAGAGTCAAAATTTGATGAACTCACCAAAGATGCCGAAAAGGTTGAAGGGTATTTTGACTTATATCACCATGAAGACAAACTTTATTTATCGGTTCCCAAGGACCGGTTGAATGAAAAATTCCTGATGAACTTTGAGCTTGCCCGAGGAATCGGTTCTTCCGGTCTCTATGGTGGCAGCATGCTGAATATTTTTGAAGGTCTGATGGTATCTTTTCAGGACCATGAAGGGAAACTCTTTTTGATACAGCATCCTCACCGTTACAAAGCTGAAGATAATACTCCCGAAGCCAAAGCTGTTGAGCTCACCTTTGGAGAATCAGTGGTAGAAACAGCGAAAATTGAGGCGTACAACGCCGACAGTACAGAGATTCTAATTAATGTTTATGACTGGTTCGTAGGCGACATCTCCGGGATATCAACACGAGTAGGATTTGCCGTTTCCGATACGCCGGGACGACCGGGACGTGTCAGTTTCGACAAGACCCGATCTCATGTAGAAAAAATTCAGGCTTTTCCCGAGAATGTGAATATTCAGGCCAAGCTGACCTTCAAGAATTCTGAACTGGGCGGACCTAGAACGGTCGCTGACAGCCGGTATATCCCGCTTTCCTTGTTTTACACAATGGTGAAACTGCCCGAAGAGCCGATGAAGCCCCGCATGGCGGATGATAGAACCGGCTTTTTTATGACGGTACACAAAGATTTTACTGACGACAGCGACACCTTCTTTCGCAGGTACGTGAACCGCTGGCGACTGGAGTGTGACGGACCCGCCGGTTCCGACGGGTTATGCGATCCCAAAGAGCCGATTGTGTATTATATCGACCGAACGGTTCCTGAAGAGTACCGCGAGGCGATGATGGAAGGAGTCGAGGCATGGTCAGATGCTTTTGAGGCTGCCGGATTCCGCAATGCCGTTCAGGCCGAGTTGCTTCCCGACAGCGTGATGGCCGAAGATATCCGGTATGCTACCCTGCGATGGAATACTTCCGATCAACCCGGATATGGCGCTATCGGACCGTCAGTTGTTGATCCTCGAACCGGTGAGATTCTTGACGCTGACATTCTTTTTGAAGCCAATATGCTGCTCGGCGATAAGGATGAGTACCGTGAATTGGTAGAACCCCGTACCGCTATTGATGAGATTTTCAATGTCAGTGAGGAAGAGCTCGCCTTGATGAGCCGCGGCGTGAAGACGAAGTCGTTCTACAACGAGATGGGTATGCAGTTCGACCTGGCCAAAAGTTTTATGGCGGCCTTCGGTGAGTTGAAGCCCGGCGAACCGGTGCCGAAAGAGTTCGTAGACCAGGCGCTGCGCTGGGTAACTATGCACGAAGTAGGCCATACACTTGGCCTGCGACACAACTTCCGCTCATCCATCGATACCCCGCTGGATAGACTCTATGATGAAGCCTGGGCCGAAGAAAATGGCGTATTTAATTCAGCAATGGAGTACCCAACTGTAAACATCAATCCGGAAGGAAAGTCGCAGGACGGTTATTACTACAACCCGGGTGTGGGATCTTATGACCGATGGGTCATTTCCTACGGGTATACTCCCGATGATGAAAAGGCCGAAGCCATCGCCCGTGAAGGTGCCAAGCAGGGTCACGCCTATGGTACGGATGAAGATGCACGAGGATGGGGAGCTGTTGATCCTCATGTAAATGTGTATGACCTCGGTGCCGACCCGCTTGAGTGGGCTAAAGGTAGAGCACAGCTGCTCGATTCCATGATTCCAAGAGTACCTGAAATAGCTCTTGCCGATAATATGGCCTATTTTGAGGCTACGGACCTCTTCCAGACCTACCTGTTCCAGTATGCCCGCGCGCTGGCCCCTGCCGTGAAATATATCGGCGGACAGCACCAGTACCGCGACCACGTGGGTGATCCCGAGGGACGCATGCCTTTCGTACCCGTAAGCAAAGAGAAGCAGCAGGAAGCACTGGATATGATCATCGATTATGCATTCAGTGTGGACGGTATGGAACTTCCTCGCGACGTTTACCAGAAGATGGGTGCTGACCGCTGGAGTCACTGGGGCAACAGCAATACCTACCAGGGACGCATAGACTACCCGCTGCACCGTACGCTGGTGGGCATTCAGTCATCCCTGCTTCAGCAGTTGTTTAACCCGTATCGCCTGTCAAGAATCAGAGACACTGAAGTAAAATTCGGGGAAGAGAATACACTGACGATTCCATCACTGATGAACCAGGTTACCACGGCCGTTTGGAGTGAAGTCTGGTCCTCACCGGGATCCAACATCGAAAGCAACCGCCGCGACCTGCAGCGTGCTTATCTTGATGGGGTAACCCAGCTGGTTACGGATGCACCTCCAACAACTCCTGCGGATGCTCGTTCGGTAGCCCGGGCCCAGCTGAAAGACCTGCATGCAAAGCTGGAAAGCAGGCTGGCTCCGCCGACTTATAATTTCAATGATTATACCAGGGCTCACCTGGAAGAGTCGAAAGCCAGAATCGAAGCAGCGCTTGAGGCCGGCTTAAGTCTCGAGAACTAA